In the Flavisolibacter tropicus genome, one interval contains:
- a CDS encoding SGNH/GDSL hydrolase family protein codes for MNKLLLIMLSFLSLWAFGQDDAMKTDWANLKRYAADNKQLPPPTAKEKRVVFMGNSITEGWRKADSAFFAGKPYINRGISGQTTPQMLLRFRQDVIELKPAVVVILAGTNDIAENTGPITLEAILGNIVSMAELAKANHIRVVLSSVLPAYSYRWRPQIQPIEKIAALNAMIKEYCTKNKLVYVDYYSAMVDERRGLDKRYTNDEVHPTLAGYKVMEPLVEKAIAEALKRK; via the coding sequence ATGAATAAACTATTGCTAATCATGCTAAGCTTTCTTTCCTTATGGGCATTTGGCCAGGATGATGCTATGAAAACGGACTGGGCTAACCTTAAACGCTATGCGGCCGACAACAAGCAATTGCCACCACCAACTGCCAAGGAGAAGCGGGTGGTATTTATGGGCAACTCAATTACAGAAGGATGGCGAAAAGCGGATAGTGCTTTTTTTGCCGGCAAGCCTTACATTAACCGCGGTATCAGCGGCCAAACCACTCCTCAAATGCTGCTTCGCTTCAGACAGGATGTAATTGAACTGAAGCCTGCCGTAGTAGTGATCCTTGCTGGCACAAACGATATTGCTGAGAATACGGGCCCCATTACCCTAGAAGCTATTTTGGGAAATATTGTGTCGATGGCTGAACTGGCTAAAGCCAATCATATTCGTGTAGTACTATCGTCTGTTTTGCCCGCCTATTCATACCGCTGGCGCCCCCAGATACAACCTATAGAAAAGATTGCAGCCCTGAATGCTATGATAAAAGAATATTGCACTAAGAATAAACTGGTGTATGTAGACTATTACTCGGCTATGGTTGATGAACGGAGAGGACTGGACAAAAGATATACAAACGATGAAGTACATCCAACGCTTGCTGGCTACAAAGTAATGGAACCACTGGTAGAAAAAGCTATAGCAGAAGCGTTGAAAAGGAAGTAA
- a CDS encoding M28 family peptidase, which yields MIKYLLFLSSFATLQAAAQKTAVSKNIQQAMDRIDTNTIRSHIAYLADDRLKGRLPGTEGYQMAVDYVIDQYKKMGVAPGGDNGSYTQKLILRKSIVNNTSAVAVLKDGNGNIDSLVFAKDFAPAPHPMKANAVAEGKLVFVGYGVEIPNFYSDYAGVDVKGKIVVFVNGVPDGLHSTLAAHFSNAGNKMTTAYEKGAAGVVSINLMARGAATASPVLQANVALNPEKTVAYGRGFVGNLPLVLNGYKSLLGRLFLNSGKKLEQVLADIKNKKPSSFELPVTLAASYATTHNDFESYNVVGLIPGSDKQLKKEYVVHSAHLDHVGIGKPVNGDSIYNGAHDNASGVASLLEIARVYKSSGAKPKRSILIVMVTGEEMGLIGSSYFAANPTVPKSSIVADVNTDMPTLIAPLLSVVPLGAEHSSLMDNVQFAAGHLGLDIEKDPEPAENRFVRSDQYSFVMSGIPALHIKYGNKTNTPGFDMVKFVKEWRAKYYHQAADGMDGIFDFAAAKTYVKLNFLISYSIAQNTARPTWNKGDLFGPAEKEGVASK from the coding sequence ATGATCAAGTACCTCCTCTTTTTAAGCAGTTTTGCCACACTACAGGCTGCTGCACAGAAAACGGCTGTTTCTAAAAACATTCAGCAGGCCATGGATCGTATTGATACCAATACGATTCGCTCTCATATAGCTTACCTGGCCGACGATCGCTTAAAGGGGCGTCTTCCTGGTACGGAGGGCTACCAAATGGCGGTGGATTATGTGATTGACCAATATAAAAAAATGGGGGTAGCACCCGGTGGCGATAATGGTTCATATACCCAAAAACTGATCCTGCGTAAATCTATTGTCAACAATACATCGGCTGTTGCTGTGTTGAAAGATGGTAATGGCAATATCGACTCGTTGGTATTTGCCAAAGACTTTGCGCCGGCACCGCACCCTATGAAAGCCAATGCGGTTGCAGAAGGCAAGTTGGTGTTTGTGGGTTATGGAGTAGAAATTCCCAACTTCTACTCCGATTATGCGGGTGTGGATGTAAAAGGAAAAATAGTGGTGTTTGTAAACGGTGTACCTGATGGCCTGCATTCTACGCTGGCTGCGCATTTCTCTAATGCCGGTAATAAAATGACAACAGCGTATGAAAAAGGAGCAGCAGGTGTAGTTAGTATCAACCTGATGGCACGTGGGGCTGCCACCGCCAGTCCTGTGCTGCAAGCTAATGTGGCCTTGAATCCTGAAAAAACGGTTGCTTATGGCCGTGGGTTTGTGGGCAATCTGCCGCTTGTGTTGAATGGTTATAAATCTTTGCTGGGCCGTTTGTTCCTGAACTCAGGTAAAAAGCTGGAGCAAGTATTGGCAGATATTAAAAACAAAAAACCGTCTTCATTTGAATTGCCTGTAACGCTGGCTGCCAGTTATGCTACTACGCACAACGATTTTGAGAGCTATAATGTAGTAGGACTTATTCCCGGATCAGACAAGCAATTAAAGAAAGAATATGTAGTGCACTCTGCGCATTTGGATCACGTAGGAATTGGCAAGCCGGTTAATGGCGACTCTATCTACAACGGTGCTCATGATAATGCATCGGGCGTAGCATCACTATTGGAAATAGCACGCGTTTATAAATCTTCTGGTGCCAAACCCAAGCGTTCTATATTGATCGTAATGGTAACAGGTGAAGAAATGGGACTTATTGGTTCTTCCTATTTCGCGGCCAATCCTACAGTACCTAAGTCGTCTATTGTAGCCGATGTAAATACCGATATGCCTACCTTGATTGCGCCATTGCTATCTGTAGTGCCCTTGGGTGCTGAGCATTCCAGCCTGATGGATAATGTGCAGTTTGCAGCTGGCCATCTTGGACTGGATATAGAAAAAGATCCAGAGCCAGCAGAGAACCGCTTTGTACGTAGCGACCAATACAGTTTTGTAATGAGTGGTATTCCGGCCCTGCACATTAAGTATGGCAACAAAACAAATACACCAGGATTTGATATGGTGAAATTTGTAAAAGAATGGCGTGCTAAATACTATCACCAGGCGGCTGATGGTATGGATGGCATCTTTGATTTTGCTGCCGCTAAAACCTATGTGAAGTTGAACTTTTTGATCAGCTATTCCATTGCGCAAAATACTGCGCGACCTACCTGGAATAAAGGCGATTTATTTGGACCTGCGGAGAAAGAAGGTGTAGCCAGTAAATAA
- a CDS encoding putative quinol monooxygenase, whose product MKHGAISILILLLSQTVFAQKNIMLIRLSEIEIDSSYIDQYKTILKEESKASVQLEPGVISIYPMYQKEAPTHIRILEIYASKEAYEAHLKTPHFQTYKSTTLKMVKSLKLIDMEALDVETMPLLFRKLKE is encoded by the coding sequence ATGAAACATGGCGCAATTAGTATACTGATTCTTCTATTATCACAAACTGTTTTTGCACAAAAGAATATTATGTTGATACGCTTATCAGAAATTGAAATAGACTCAAGCTATATTGACCAATACAAAACCATTCTCAAAGAGGAGTCCAAAGCATCTGTACAATTAGAACCGGGCGTTATTTCCATTTATCCCATGTATCAGAAAGAGGCGCCAACCCATATAAGGATCCTGGAAATATATGCCAGCAAAGAAGCCTATGAGGCGCATTTAAAGACACCGCATTTCCAAACGTATAAATCTACTACGCTAAAAATGGTCAAATCATTGAAGCTTATAGATATGGAGGCGCTGGATGTGGAAACCATGCCTTTACTTTTCCGTAAACTTAAAGAGTAA
- a CDS encoding alpha/beta hydrolase family protein, whose amino-acid sequence MKKLTRIVTLTIWVVLSGCHSEDSAAQYFDKNISPFQVSNNPGNYSVGRVWEHWRDPQRKERELSVFLYYPLANANQQPLQQPVLPTEAWQRQHFEAMASKLGGWAANKMAQATFTGTSQKEKVQEKHPVILFSPGMGWLPTDYSELILPLVRKGYIVVALAGQPVSQAVQFPDQSFGQWTGGRIDRYALQAEDMLFAVQQLERLNKNSSWPLAAALDLEKVAAVGHSISGAATLLTGSKSAQIKALVNLDGDVIEAAKSAQPTQPILYITTQPDDVEDLAVEQWGTERNEKRRDGQFEFNSAKAATTIRLKVPGMLHGDFLDAAHLPMDSIPTKYRNRFGPIGGKKAGELTVNAVTTFLNTIFFKQTDWAAFQANYKNVLIQMK is encoded by the coding sequence ATGAAAAAATTGACTCGCATAGTAACCCTCACTATTTGGGTAGTCTTATCTGGGTGTCATTCAGAAGATTCTGCTGCGCAATATTTCGATAAGAACATATCTCCCTTTCAAGTTTCCAACAATCCTGGCAACTATAGTGTGGGCAGAGTGTGGGAGCATTGGCGAGATCCACAAAGGAAAGAAAGAGAGCTATCCGTTTTTCTTTATTATCCTCTAGCTAACGCCAATCAACAACCGCTGCAACAACCCGTATTACCAACAGAAGCCTGGCAACGGCAACACTTTGAAGCTATGGCTTCCAAATTAGGGGGGTGGGCTGCTAATAAAATGGCACAAGCCACCTTTACAGGAACGAGTCAAAAGGAGAAAGTTCAGGAGAAGCATCCCGTTATTTTATTTTCTCCAGGCATGGGGTGGTTGCCAACCGACTATTCCGAACTGATCCTCCCCTTAGTCAGAAAGGGTTATATCGTAGTAGCGCTGGCCGGCCAGCCTGTTTCGCAAGCAGTGCAATTCCCTGATCAGTCCTTTGGACAGTGGACTGGTGGCCGTATTGATCGCTATGCCTTACAGGCAGAAGATATGCTATTTGCTGTACAGCAACTTGAACGCCTTAATAAGAATAGTAGCTGGCCTCTGGCGGCAGCACTGGATCTAGAAAAAGTGGCTGCTGTTGGACATTCCATTTCAGGTGCTGCCACATTGCTGACAGGTAGCAAAAGCGCCCAGATCAAAGCCCTGGTTAATTTAGATGGCGATGTTATTGAGGCTGCAAAATCCGCACAACCCACTCAACCTATTTTATACATTACTACACAGCCCGATGATGTAGAAGATTTAGCTGTGGAACAATGGGGCACTGAACGCAATGAAAAAAGAAGAGATGGCCAGTTTGAATTCAATTCAGCAAAGGCTGCAACCACTATACGCTTGAAAGTACCCGGCATGTTACACGGCGATTTTTTGGATGCCGCACATTTACCTATGGATTCCATACCTACAAAATATCGAAATCGATTTGGACCTATTGGCGGCAAAAAAGCAGGCGAGCTGACTGTAAATGCTGTTACCACTTTTTTAAACACTATATTTTTCAAGCAAACGGATTGGGCAGCCTTTCAGGCAAACTATAAGAATGTTTTGATACAAATGAAATGA
- a CDS encoding ATP-grasp domain-containing protein, producing MRVYIQKGSDNECSNINSFIALDGFRHLGWEICPFKDARLLTDSQPEDVVVGGIGDIKSAFENLNIPFPDPLDYPEELHPFLGRKVWKSTVHAIVRNTNQRNVFIKPARSLKTFPGVLLKEERDLIGCYNPLEDIEIWCSEPVSFLSEWRCYVRYGKIIDVRPYRGDWRLHYDPTIIQEALKSYTSAPNGYAMDFGVTDKGETLLVEANDGYALGSYGLFSLDYAKLLSARWAELTGSTDYCDF from the coding sequence ATGAGAGTATATATCCAAAAAGGATCAGACAACGAATGTTCTAATATCAATTCTTTTATTGCCCTAGATGGCTTCCGGCATCTTGGCTGGGAGATATGCCCCTTTAAAGATGCACGCCTCCTAACTGATAGTCAGCCTGAAGATGTAGTGGTTGGTGGCATTGGAGATATTAAGAGTGCTTTTGAAAATCTGAATATCCCTTTTCCTGACCCTTTAGATTACCCTGAGGAATTACATCCCTTTCTAGGTCGTAAGGTTTGGAAATCCACTGTACACGCAATAGTGCGTAATACCAATCAACGAAACGTATTTATTAAACCGGCAAGGTCACTAAAAACCTTTCCCGGTGTATTGCTTAAAGAAGAACGCGACCTGATTGGTTGCTACAACCCATTAGAGGATATAGAGATCTGGTGTTCTGAACCGGTATCCTTTCTAAGTGAATGGAGATGTTATGTACGCTATGGTAAGATCATAGACGTAAGGCCCTACCGTGGCGACTGGCGCCTTCATTACGACCCTACGATCATTCAGGAGGCGCTGAAAAGCTATACATCGGCACCCAATGGTTATGCTATGGACTTTGGTGTAACGGATAAAGGAGAGACCTTACTGGTAGAAGCCAATGATGGTTACGCACTAGGCTCCTATGGTTTGTTCTCACTTGATTATGCTAAACTGCTTTCTGCACGTTGGGCAGAACTGACTGGCTCAACTGATTATTGCGACTTCTGA
- a CDS encoding glycine--tRNA ligase, which produces MATDSNKFQAIISHCKEYGFIFPSSEIYDGLGAVYDYGQWGSELKKNIKDYWWMSMTRMYENIVGIDAAIFMHPTTWKASGHVDNFSDPMIDNKDSKKRYRVDHLLEAKADELEQQGQKEQAELLLKQMDSLLANDDFDGLKTLIENNKIVCAVSGTANWTEVRQFNLMFSTEFGAVSDEDGDNIVYLRPETAQGIFVNFLNVQKTGRMKIPFGIAQIGKAFRNEIVARQFIFRMREFEQMEMQFFIRPGTQKQWYEYWKEERMKWHLSLGIPADQYRFHDHVKLAHYADAACDIEFNFPIGFKEVEGIHSRTDFDLKNHQEYSRKKMQYFDNDIDEATGKPYGNYIPYVVETSIGVDRTVMMVLSHAYEEQDLSTAEKQDSRVVLKFPAKLAPIKLAILPLVKKDGLPEIARQIMDECKPHFKCFYEEKDTIGKRYRRMDAIGTPFCITVDHQTKEDNMVTIRYRDTMQQERVPVAKVKEIILQSLV; this is translated from the coding sequence ATGGCAACAGATAGTAACAAGTTTCAGGCAATAATATCGCATTGCAAAGAATATGGCTTTATTTTCCCTTCTTCTGAGATCTATGATGGCTTAGGCGCCGTATACGACTATGGACAGTGGGGTAGTGAGCTGAAGAAAAATATAAAGGATTATTGGTGGATGAGTATGACCCGCATGTATGAGAATATTGTGGGTATTGATGCTGCCATTTTTATGCATCCTACCACCTGGAAGGCTAGCGGCCACGTAGACAACTTCTCTGACCCCATGATCGACAACAAGGACAGTAAGAAGCGCTACCGCGTGGATCACCTGTTGGAGGCAAAGGCTGATGAGCTGGAGCAGCAGGGCCAGAAGGAGCAGGCAGAGCTATTGCTGAAGCAAATGGACAGCCTGTTGGCAAATGATGATTTTGACGGTTTAAAAACCTTGATCGAGAACAATAAGATCGTGTGCGCTGTCAGCGGCACGGCTAACTGGACAGAGGTGCGTCAGTTTAACCTGATGTTCTCTACCGAGTTTGGTGCTGTCTCTGACGAGGATGGCGATAATATCGTATACCTGCGCCCTGAAACGGCACAAGGTATTTTTGTGAACTTCCTGAACGTACAGAAGACGGGCCGCATGAAGATACCATTTGGTATTGCCCAGATTGGTAAGGCTTTCCGTAACGAGATCGTAGCCCGCCAGTTCATCTTCCGTATGCGTGAGTTCGAGCAAATGGAAATGCAGTTCTTCATACGCCCTGGCACTCAAAAGCAGTGGTATGAATACTGGAAAGAAGAGCGTATGAAGTGGCATTTGAGCCTGGGTATTCCCGCCGATCAATACCGCTTTCACGATCACGTAAAGCTGGCGCACTATGCCGATGCAGCCTGCGATATTGAATTCAACTTCCCTATTGGTTTTAAAGAAGTAGAAGGTATTCACTCCCGTACTGACTTTGATTTAAAAAATCACCAGGAGTACAGCCGTAAAAAGATGCAGTACTTCGATAACGATATTGATGAGGCCACTGGTAAGCCGTATGGTAATTATATTCCATATGTAGTAGAAACTTCTATTGGAGTAGATAGAACGGTAATGATGGTATTAAGCCATGCTTATGAGGAGCAAGACCTGAGCACCGCGGAAAAGCAAGACAGCCGTGTGGTGTTGAAGTTTCCTGCTAAGCTGGCGCCCATTAAACTGGCTATTCTGCCGCTGGTGAAGAAAGATGGTTTGCCAGAGATCGCCCGCCAGATCATGGACGAGTGCAAGCCTCATTTTAAGTGTTTCTACGAAGAAAAAGACACAATTGGTAAGCGTTACCGTCGTATGGATGCTATTGGTACGCCGTTCTGTATTACCGTAGACCATCAAACGAAAGAAGATAATATGGTAACTATCCGTTACCGGGATACTATGCAACAAGAGCGTGTGCCAGTAGCAAAAGTGAAAGAAATCATCTTACAATCCTTGGTTTAA
- a CDS encoding ferredoxin--NADP reductase, with protein MALQPWRKGIVTRITEETYNTRRYWIQIPELPSFDFTPGQFITFDLPIDEKPARRLRSYSIASWPDGTNTIELVIVLLEGGAGTTYLFNEIKEGAELTLRGPQGVFTLPQSIDTDLMLICTGTGIAPFRSMMHYIQEHQVSHKDIYLIFGTRTQKDLLYFDEIKELASSVEGFHYIPTLSREQWDGCCGYVHPIYEDIIKQKQNGSTELPLMNFMLCGWKVMIDEAKERIQRLGYTKKEIHQELYG; from the coding sequence ATGGCACTACAACCTTGGCGCAAGGGTATCGTTACCCGCATAACCGAAGAAACGTACAATACCCGCCGATACTGGATACAGATACCGGAACTGCCCTCTTTTGATTTTACACCTGGCCAGTTTATCACCTTTGACCTCCCTATTGATGAAAAGCCAGCGCGTCGCTTACGCAGTTATTCGATTGCCTCCTGGCCAGACGGTACCAATACCATTGAGCTTGTTATTGTTTTGCTGGAAGGCGGCGCCGGAACTACCTACCTGTTCAACGAGATCAAGGAAGGGGCAGAACTTACCCTACGGGGCCCCCAGGGTGTGTTTACTCTTCCACAATCAATAGATACAGACCTGATGCTGATCTGCACCGGTACGGGTATAGCCCCTTTCCGCAGCATGATGCATTATATTCAAGAACACCAAGTGTCTCACAAGGATATATACCTGATTTTTGGCACCCGCACGCAAAAAGACCTTTTATATTTTGATGAGATAAAGGAACTGGCAAGCAGCGTAGAAGGCTTCCATTACATCCCCACACTTTCCCGTGAACAATGGGATGGCTGTTGCGGCTATGTACACCCGATATACGAGGACATTATTAAGCAAAAGCAAAACGGCAGTACAGAACTGCCGTTAATGAATTTTATGCTTTGTGGCTGGAAGGTCATGATCGACGAAGCCAAGGAACGTATCCAACGCCTGGGGTATACGAAAAAAGAGATACACCAAGAGCTGTATGGATAA
- a CDS encoding T9SS type A sorting domain-containing protein, protein MLPLQKSNGIYLLTFLFFIMACSEPAGHRMGLNEEENEKQDRIDLAMEQEFRMTLDPALNRVPRERLLTARTYMARLLSLAKITDLEWKERGPNDLAGRTRAILVDRRDATGNTIFAGGVGGGVWRCTNFKTTPVWTPLSDKLTNIAVCALAQDPSNPNILYAGTGEGWFNYDAIRGNGIFKSEDGGNTWNQLPSTAITTITSDPFSKAFDYVQDLAVNSSGILFAAARTSSIQTNCNRGGILRSTDGGVSWQQGVGSAATINCTDALNFYGADLEIATNGDIYATTGFNNTAVGRQGKIWRSTAANAGAPGTWVDITPAGTWERIDIACAPSDANILYALFVVDKKIGAIKRSVNAGVSWQDLPLPSWCDDGETKTDFTRGQAWYDLIVQVDPTNANNVYIGGIDLFKSTNGGTTWTQITQWADGCSTLPVVHADQHNLLFFPNTGTELIASNDGGIYYGTNAGANWVSRNTNYNVTQFYSVDIHPTTANYFLGGAQDHGTMRLTSAGVGTAFRIAGGDGGYAHIDQDNNGRLQVGAFTTNSYFYSRDGGANWDRVSGGNEDGQFVNPTDFDDALDRLYTGNAAGKMGIVTNLNSTSTPAFNDVTLTGLGTKEISAIRVDPTVTTGGEAWIAGINGVPALYKVTGLNTLTPTLGTARSLPVAAGAYVSSIDIDPANASHLLVTVSNYGVVSVLESTNGGASFNNIEGNLPDMPVRWGMIVPATVSVNGNDLGGILIGTELGVWYTPKTAGTSTAWVPQSNNLPNTRIDMLRLRTSDLLLVAATHGRGLYTTNLASSTTGIDQQPNTAGFIQYISANQQQLLIKVGGLTTAKIEMRIYNAEGQLVLTKKDRYVDQHIGTVQFPKGVYILKVFGNNGEKYSERFRL, encoded by the coding sequence ATGCTTCCATTGCAAAAGTCAAACGGAATATACTTGCTGACTTTTTTGTTTTTTATAATGGCATGCTCTGAGCCTGCAGGTCATAGAATGGGGTTAAACGAAGAAGAGAATGAAAAGCAGGATCGTATTGACCTGGCAATGGAGCAAGAGTTTCGGATGACACTAGACCCTGCGCTGAATAGAGTGCCCCGCGAGCGTTTGCTGACGGCTCGTACCTATATGGCCCGATTACTAAGCCTGGCAAAGATTACTGATTTAGAGTGGAAAGAGCGGGGCCCAAATGATTTGGCAGGCAGAACCCGCGCAATTCTGGTAGATCGTCGCGATGCAACTGGGAATACCATTTTTGCTGGTGGTGTAGGAGGCGGCGTATGGCGCTGTACCAACTTTAAAACGACTCCTGTATGGACACCATTATCTGATAAATTAACCAATATTGCTGTTTGCGCCTTGGCACAGGATCCTTCTAACCCCAACATTCTATACGCCGGTACAGGCGAAGGATGGTTTAATTATGATGCCATTAGGGGTAATGGCATTTTCAAGTCGGAAGATGGGGGAAATACATGGAATCAACTGCCATCAACAGCTATTACTACCATAACATCAGACCCTTTCAGTAAGGCGTTTGATTATGTTCAGGATCTGGCGGTCAACAGCAGTGGGATATTATTTGCGGCTGCGCGTACCAGCTCTATACAAACAAATTGTAACAGGGGCGGCATATTACGGTCTACCGATGGTGGTGTCTCCTGGCAGCAGGGAGTAGGAAGTGCTGCCACTATTAACTGTACAGACGCATTGAATTTTTACGGTGCGGATCTGGAAATTGCTACTAACGGGGATATATATGCCACTACAGGCTTCAATAACACAGCTGTTGGAAGACAGGGTAAGATCTGGCGATCGACTGCGGCCAATGCTGGAGCACCGGGCACTTGGGTAGACATAACCCCCGCTGGCACTTGGGAGCGAATTGATATAGCTTGTGCGCCCAGCGATGCTAACATACTGTATGCCCTATTTGTAGTAGATAAAAAGATTGGTGCTATAAAACGGTCGGTGAACGCGGGAGTAAGCTGGCAAGACCTACCGTTGCCTAGTTGGTGTGATGACGGGGAAACAAAGACTGATTTTACGCGTGGGCAGGCCTGGTACGATCTCATTGTACAGGTTGATCCCACCAATGCCAATAATGTTTATATCGGTGGGATTGATTTGTTTAAATCAACTAACGGAGGAACTACGTGGACGCAGATAACGCAATGGGCTGATGGCTGTAGTACTTTGCCGGTAGTACACGCCGATCAGCATAATTTGCTTTTCTTCCCAAATACCGGAACAGAGCTCATAGCATCCAATGATGGCGGTATTTATTATGGTACCAATGCCGGCGCCAATTGGGTGTCTCGCAATACCAATTACAATGTCACTCAGTTCTACTCAGTAGATATACATCCAACAACTGCCAATTACTTTCTTGGAGGTGCACAGGATCATGGTACCATGCGACTCACCTCGGCAGGTGTAGGAACAGCCTTTCGTATAGCCGGAGGTGATGGGGGCTATGCTCATATTGATCAGGACAACAATGGCCGCTTACAGGTAGGTGCCTTTACTACCAACAGCTATTTTTATTCAAGAGATGGAGGAGCCAATTGGGATCGGGTGAGTGGAGGAAATGAAGATGGGCAGTTTGTTAATCCTACCGACTTTGATGATGCACTGGATCGACTTTATACTGGCAATGCCGCTGGTAAAATGGGTATTGTAACCAACTTAAATAGCACCAGTACGCCAGCGTTTAATGATGTGACCTTGACTGGTTTAGGGACAAAAGAAATATCGGCCATTCGTGTTGACCCAACAGTTACAACGGGCGGGGAGGCATGGATAGCAGGAATCAATGGCGTACCGGCACTTTATAAAGTAACCGGTTTGAATACGTTGACGCCAACTTTGGGTACGGCCCGTTCGCTACCTGTAGCAGCAGGTGCTTATGTTTCATCTATAGATATTGACCCAGCCAACGCCAGCCATTTACTGGTAACCGTATCCAATTATGGCGTTGTAAGTGTCTTGGAAAGTACAAATGGTGGTGCCTCATTCAATAACATTGAAGGTAATTTGCCAGATATGCCTGTACGTTGGGGTATGATCGTTCCTGCTACCGTGAGTGTAAATGGGAATGACCTGGGCGGAATACTAATAGGAACCGAACTAGGCGTATGGTATACACCTAAAACAGCAGGTACCAGTACAGCTTGGGTGCCGCAGAGTAATAACCTGCCCAATACACGAATCGATATGCTGCGCTTGCGGACTTCCGACCTATTGCTGGTAGCGGCCACTCATGGTAGAGGTCTTTATACCACTAACCTGGCCTCCTCCACTACTGGAATAGATCAGCAACCCAATACAGCAGGCTTTATACAATATATTTCTGCCAACCAGCAGCAACTACTCATTAAAGTGGGTGGACTTACAACGGCCAAAATTGAAATGCGGATCTATAATGCGGAAGGCCAATTGGTGCTTACTAAAAAAGATCGCTATGTAGATCAGCATATTGGTACCGTGCAGTTCCCTAAAGGGGTATATATTCTTAAAGTATTTGGTAATAATGGAGAAAAGTACTCCGAGCGGTTTAGGTTGTAG